TTTGGAGCCGGGGTATGGGAGAAGGTCCAGCCCCGGAATAAAACGAAAATCTTTTTGGTTTTTTGAAATAAAAGGGAGGTCCAAAGTCAGGGCTGTGGCCCCGATCAGGGCCTCTGGAATCATAAGCCCATGGCTGAGGCGATATTGCTTCAGAAGTCTCAGAGCTGTGCCGCAAGCGGAGTTATCCAATGGCAGGACTTTGAATTTTTTCAGAAAAAGATTTAAGCTCCGCAACT
The Desulfobotulus pelophilus DNA segment above includes these coding regions:
- a CDS encoding type II toxin-antitoxin system VapC family toxin — its product is MKRTVLDTDILIDAAKGIDTAVQCLFSLEKNTGVAISIITYMELVVGCRNKTELRSLNLFLKKFKVLPLDNSACGTALRLLKQYRLSHGLMIPEALIGATALTLDLPFISKNQKDFRFIPGLDLLPYPGSKKEEEIRT